The DNA region GCTGGTCGCCAGGCGCACCGCGGTGTAGGTCTGGCTGCGCCCGCGCAGGCCGGGTCCGCGCGACGTTCCTTGGGCGTGCGTTCCGTGACAATCGGCGCAACCGCGCCAGCTGAAGATGCTGCTGCCCACCTGCGGCGATCCGGACGGCTCCTGGTAATGCAGGGTGTAGAGGAACAGCGCCAGGTCGGCGAGTTCCTGC from Terriglobales bacterium includes:
- a CDS encoding c-type cytochrome yields the protein QELADLALFLYTLHYQEPSGSPQVGSSIFSWRGCADCHGTHAQGTSRGPGLRGRSQTYTAVRLATSLWGHGAQMYEESRKAGRGWPMLQENDVGDLLSFLNTPVETRK